A window of the Lactuca sativa cultivar Salinas chromosome 7, Lsat_Salinas_v11, whole genome shotgun sequence genome harbors these coding sequences:
- the LOC111902879 gene encoding uncharacterized protein LOC111902879, with amino-acid sequence MKTLFKSQDLWDLVENGYAEASTDETRQKENQKKDAKALFFIQQAVDETIFPRIAAAVTSQDAWNILKTEYQGSTKVITVKLWSLRRQFETLNMKPSETVQEYLAKASSIVIQMRAYGDKISDEVVVAKVLRSLPSKFDHVVAAIEESKDLATFSFDELMGSLQAHEARINRSQTQDGERAFQIQGEQGRFSFGRGRGRASSRGRGRGRSQGSLVQCDHCKKFGHKEEDCWTKQNQAKYTEEEFEEKEDYLFMTHIHPVDVTKETWYMDSACSNHITCVCDKFKSVNTTGKSRVRLGNGQPVAIERI; translated from the coding sequence ATGAAGACTTTGTTCAAGTCACAAGATTTGTGGGATCTTGTTGAAAATGGGTATGCAGAAGCAAGCACAGATGAGACACGTCAGAAAGAAAATCAAAAGAAAGATGCAAAAGCCTTGTTTTTCATCCAACAAGCTGTTGATGAAACAATCTTTCCCAGAATTGCTGCAGCAGTCACATCACAAGATGCCTGGAACATTCTCAAAACTGAATATCAAGGATCAACAAAGGTGATCACAGTTAAACTCTGGTCCCTAAGAAGGCAGTTCGAGACCTTAAACATGAAACCAAGTGAAACCGTTCAAGAGTATCTGGCAAAAGCATCTTCGATTGTGATTCAGATGCGTGCTTATGGAGATAAAATCTCTGATGAAGTTGTTGTTGCAAAAGTACTGAGGAGTCTACCTTCTAAATTCGACCATGTTGTGGCGGCTATTGAAGAGTCAAAGGATCTTGCAacattttcctttgatgaacTAATGGGCTCACTACAAGCACATGAAGCAAGAATCAACAGATCTCAGACTCAAGATGGAGAACGTGCATTTCAGATCCAAGGAGAACAAGGTAGATTTTCCTTTGGTCGAGGAAGAGGCAGAGCATCATCTCGTGGTCGTGGTCGAGGGAGATCACAAGGGTCACTAGTTCAATGTGATCATTGTAAGAAGTTTGGTCATAAAGAAGAAGATTGTTGGACAAAGCAAAACCAAGCAAAGTACACTGAAGAGGAATTTGAAGAGAAGGAAGATTACTTGTTCATGACCCACATTCATCCGGTTGATGTCACAAAGGAGACATGGTATATGGATAGTGCATGTTCTAATCATATAACCTGTGTATGTGACAAGTTCAAAAGCGTGAACACAACAGGAAAATCACGTGTTCGTCTCGGCAATGGCCAACCAGTTGCGATAGAAAGAATATGA